The following coding sequences lie in one Candidatus Stygibacter australis genomic window:
- the obgE gene encoding GTPase ObgE has product MFIDYSRIKIQSGAGGNGCVSFRREKYVPKGGPDGGDGGKGGSVYLRGDTNFNTLLKYRFTKLYKADKGENGRGNNQTGASADDMILPVPLGTEVFDITDGIHEKIGELTEENQMLLVAQGGNGGRGNARFATATVKAPRYAKPGGDSDDKELELVLKLMADVGLVGFPNAGKSTLLSKVTSANPKIANYEFTTLEPSLGVVDVSDYSSFVMADIPGIIEGAHDGKGLGTQFLRHIQRTRLLLFLIDIDSHNPFEDYITLYKELHLYDPHMDKKPHLIALSKLDTIAESDKDEMVLMMKQEFSESIQEDIIAISSLTGENLDQLKDILYRRLQNLKRIEDPELE; this is encoded by the coding sequence ATGTTTATAGATTATTCCCGGATCAAAATACAATCAGGAGCTGGCGGAAATGGCTGTGTAAGTTTCCGTCGAGAAAAATATGTCCCCAAAGGTGGTCCTGATGGGGGAGATGGTGGTAAAGGTGGCAGTGTTTATCTCAGGGGAGACACAAATTTTAATACGCTCTTGAAATATCGATTTACCAAGCTTTATAAAGCTGATAAAGGTGAAAATGGCAGAGGCAATAATCAGACCGGTGCTTCGGCTGATGACATGATTTTGCCGGTACCATTAGGCACTGAAGTGTTTGATATCACTGATGGCATTCATGAAAAGATCGGTGAACTCACTGAAGAAAACCAGATGCTGCTGGTGGCTCAAGGCGGTAATGGTGGACGGGGTAATGCCCGTTTTGCTACTGCTACCGTGAAGGCACCTCGTTATGCCAAACCGGGTGGAGACAGCGACGATAAGGAACTGGAACTGGTATTAAAATTGATGGCAGATGTTGGTTTGGTGGGATTTCCTAATGCCGGTAAATCTACTCTCCTCAGTAAAGTCACTTCAGCGAATCCCAAGATAGCCAATTATGAATTCACCACCCTGGAACCTTCCCTGGGTGTTGTGGATGTAAGTGACTATTCTTCATTTGTGATGGCTGATATTCCAGGGATAATTGAAGGTGCTCATGACGGTAAAGGTTTGGGTACTCAATTTTTGCGTCATATTCAAAGGACCAGACTATTGCTCTTTTTGATTGATATTGATAGTCACAATCCCTTTGAAGATTACATTACGCTTTATAAAGAGCTTCATCTATATGACCCCCACATGGACAAAAAGCCGCATCTGATAGCGCTTTCTAAGCTGGATACGATCGCTGAGTCTGATAAGGATGAGATGGTTTTGATGATGAAACAGGAATTTTCAGAATCCATTCAGGAAGATATTATCGCTATTTCTTCTCTCACCGGAGAAAATCTTGACCAGTTGAAAGATATTCTATATCGCAGATTACAGAATCTGAAACGTATCGAAGACCCTGAACTGGAATAA
- a CDS encoding TPM domain-containing protein, which translates to MNHKTKLVIIAVFFLFAFFLQAAVKIPDLKMMVNDNANILTSRQESDLEQLLRNTMSATSAEIALLTVIDLSGLTIEDYSMKVVEKWKLGKKDRDNGILLLVSINDRKVRLEVGYGLEDIVTDAKSSYIINTIIVPQFRQGNFYEGIHAGLAAATGLVTSTYEISSEELAKYQQNQARKKKSGGFPVGMIIFILFMILSRRRGRGGLLPWLFLGSMMGGRGGGGRSGGGFGGGFGGFSGGGGGFGGGGASGGW; encoded by the coding sequence ATGAATCATAAAACTAAATTAGTTATAATAGCAGTTTTTTTTCTGTTTGCCTTTTTTTTGCAGGCAGCAGTTAAGATACCCGATCTCAAAATGATGGTGAATGACAATGCCAATATATTAACCTCACGCCAGGAAAGTGACCTTGAGCAGCTCTTGCGTAACACCATGTCTGCCACTTCTGCTGAGATCGCTCTTCTAACAGTTATAGATCTTTCTGGCTTAACAATAGAAGATTATTCCATGAAGGTTGTGGAAAAATGGAAGCTTGGTAAAAAAGACAGGGATAATGGAATCTTACTGCTGGTGAGTATTAATGACCGCAAAGTTCGGCTGGAAGTTGGCTATGGACTGGAAGATATTGTCACAGATGCCAAAAGCAGCTATATTATTAATACGATCATCGTGCCACAGTTTCGGCAGGGCAATTTTTATGAAGGTATCCACGCAGGACTCGCTGCTGCTACTGGATTGGTAACTAGTACTTATGAGATCAGCTCAGAAGAACTGGCAAAATACCAGCAGAACCAGGCAAGGAAGAAGAAAAGTGGTGGATTCCCAGTGGGCATGATAATATTTATCTTATTCATGATCCTATCTCGCAGAAGAGGTAGAGGTGGATTATTACCCTGGTTATTCCTGGGCTCCATGATGGGCGGACGCGGTGGCGGTGGTCGCAGCGGCGGAGGCTTTGGTGGTGGTTTCGGTGGATTCTCAGGTGGCGGTGGCGGCTTTGGAGGCGGTGGTGCCTCTGGTGGCTGGTAA
- a CDS encoding LemA family protein produces the protein MKKSLIILIVIVVIILGVYSWVKGNYNRMVVMDENVKEKWSQVENVYQRRMDLIPNLVNTVKGYAEHEQETFTQVTEARAKVGGMVNIDESVLNDPAMFAKFQQAQSQLGSALQRLMVVQEQYPDLKANQNFLQLQSQLEGTENRIAVERRRFNEAARVYNSFIRIFPTNMLANMFGFNAKPYFQAAAGADTAPTVEF, from the coding sequence ATGAAAAAAAGTCTTATTATACTGATAGTGATCGTTGTAATAATATTGGGAGTATATAGTTGGGTGAAGGGAAACTATAATCGTATGGTGGTAATGGATGAGAATGTTAAAGAGAAATGGAGTCAGGTAGAAAATGTATATCAGCGCAGAATGGATTTGATCCCCAATCTGGTTAATACCGTGAAAGGCTATGCGGAACATGAACAGGAAACATTCACTCAGGTTACCGAAGCCAGGGCAAAAGTTGGAGGAATGGTAAATATAGATGAAAGCGTATTAAATGATCCAGCTATGTTTGCCAAGTTCCAGCAGGCACAAAGCCAGTTAGGCAGTGCCTTACAGCGTTTGATGGTGGTACAGGAGCAATATCCTGATCTTAAGGCTAATCAGAACTTCCTGCAATTGCAAAGTCAACTGGAAGGCACAGAAAACAGGATAGCAGTAGAACGTCGCCGGTTTAATGAAGCAGCAAGGGTGTATAATTCATTTATCAGGATTTTCCCCACCAATATGCTGGCAAACATGTTCGGATTCAATGCCAAGCCATATTTCCAGGCAGCAGCAGGAGCAGATACAGCTCCCACTGTAGAATTTTAG
- a CDS encoding chalcone isomerase family protein, with product MKKMMIILLVVIMALPVFAMKVGGVILPDKLEIGNEDLTLNGAGLRKKVIIKVYACGLYLPQKSNSSEEILASDEAIAIRMHFIYKKVDQEKLITAWNEGFANTGALQEFAIETSRFNALFNEPAKKGDVYDIVYLPETGVQVIKNKVVLGTIENSDFRRAVFSIWLGDDTALPKLKEDLLDK from the coding sequence ATGAAAAAGATGATGATTATTTTGCTTGTTGTGATCATGGCATTGCCAGTTTTTGCTATGAAGGTCGGTGGAGTGATATTGCCTGATAAACTCGAAATCGGGAATGAAGATTTGACACTGAACGGAGCAGGATTACGTAAGAAAGTGATAATTAAGGTATATGCCTGTGGATTATATCTTCCTCAAAAAAGCAATTCATCCGAAGAGATACTGGCTTCTGATGAGGCGATTGCTATTCGTATGCACTTTATTTATAAAAAAGTTGATCAGGAAAAACTGATCACTGCCTGGAATGAAGGTTTTGCCAATACTGGTGCTTTGCAGGAATTTGCCATTGAAACTTCCAGATTTAATGCCCTTTTTAATGAACCAGCTAAAAAAGGTGATGTTTATGATATAGTTTACCTGCCGGAAACCGGTGTGCAGGTGATCAAAAATAAAGTAGTTCTGGGCACAATAGAGAATTCTGATTTTAGAAGAGCAGTATTCTCCATCTGGCTGGGTGATGATACTGCCTTACCAAAATTAAAGGAAGACCTGCTGGATAAATGA
- a CDS encoding SprT family zinc-dependent metalloprotease, producing MIRDEIKLAGLDLIIKRKKVKNINLRFITAGELRVTAPIHTTESRIDQVLKKKLNWILKHHKLLTHQASLIEINPDIFVFMGKEYNIEYNFLLLDGVEIDHENRKLIAGFGIKINLYYDQIYQSMAKTYLKPRVFEIAREYGFSLNKVFIRGQKTVWGSCSSKGNISLNWKLMIAPDFVIEYLIFHELLHTRHPNHGEIYKKELRQIYPRTDEAELWLKQHSQLLKMY from the coding sequence ATGATTAGAGACGAAATTAAGCTTGCAGGGCTTGATCTGATCATTAAACGAAAAAAAGTTAAGAATATAAATCTGCGGTTTATAACTGCTGGTGAACTGCGGGTTACTGCCCCAATCCATACTACTGAAAGTAGAATTGATCAAGTACTGAAGAAGAAACTTAACTGGATTCTTAAACATCATAAACTCCTTACTCACCAGGCATCATTGATAGAGATCAATCCCGATATATTCGTTTTTATGGGTAAGGAATATAATATTGAATATAATTTCCTCTTATTAGATGGCGTAGAAATTGATCACGAAAATCGCAAATTGATTGCTGGTTTTGGAATTAAAATAAATTTATACTATGATCAAATATATCAGTCCATGGCAAAAACATATCTGAAACCAAGAGTTTTTGAGATTGCTAGGGAATATGGATTTAGCTTAAACAAAGTATTTATCAGAGGACAAAAAACTGTCTGGGGTTCCTGCAGCTCAAAAGGTAATATCTCTTTGAACTGGAAGCTCATGATAGCTCCAGATTTCGTAATTGAATATCTGATATTTCATGAACTGCTTCACACGCGACATCCCAATCATGGAGAAATCTATAAAAAGGAACTGCGTCAAATATATCCCCGTACAGATGAAGCTGAATTATGGCTAAAGCAGCACAGTCAATTGCTAAAGATGTATTGA
- a CDS encoding MBL fold metallo-hydrolase has protein sequence MISEVTQTGRIVQIRAKTLDVNAYIIHYPEYLIVIDSLLLPGDSQKLADLAESYNKPVKYQINTHFHSDHCLGNRYLKKQNTTQINQKDYWDTIISERAMIKPRRNKPINHGRLTKPEITFTDEYILDDIILLSTPGHSPDSICLYLPSEKALISGDTILNNAVGKYSLPYFFWGSAQDLIVSMEKLLALDINIIYSGHGFPLQGTAKIHSDLTYLRNLTAEVNKHKSQQLTSKQLAEQIPISSCLNSSLQPAVPQVHELNIRQLKSEH, from the coding sequence ATGATCTCTGAAGTAACTCAAACTGGTAGAATAGTTCAAATCAGGGCAAAAACCCTCGATGTGAATGCCTATATCATTCACTATCCGGAATATCTGATCGTCATCGATAGTCTGCTGCTGCCAGGTGATAGCCAAAAACTCGCTGACCTCGCTGAATCATATAATAAACCTGTAAAGTACCAGATAAACACCCACTTCCACAGTGATCACTGCCTGGGTAATCGTTATCTTAAAAAACAGAATACAACCCAGATCAACCAAAAAGATTACTGGGATACAATTATCAGTGAAAGAGCAATGATCAAACCCAGGCGGAATAAACCAATTAACCACGGACGACTTACTAAACCGGAAATAACTTTTACTGATGAATATATATTGGATGATATTATCCTGCTCTCCACCCCCGGACATTCACCTGACAGCATCTGCCTCTATCTCCCCTCTGAAAAAGCTCTCATCTCTGGCGATACGATCTTAAATAATGCTGTTGGCAAATACAGTCTCCCCTACTTTTTTTGGGGAAGTGCCCAGGATTTGATAGTCAGCATGGAAAAGCTTCTTGCTCTCGATATTAATATCATCTACAGTGGACACGGCTTCCCTCTGCAGGGCACTGCCAAAATCCACTCTGACCTCACTTACCTGAGAAATCTAACCGCGGAAGTTAATAAACACAAATCACAGCAACTCACCAGCAAGCAGTTAGCAGAGCAGATCCCCATCTCCTCCTGCCTGAACTCATCCCTGCAACCAGCTGTACCCCAGGTTCACGAATTAAATATCCGCCAGCTAAAATCTGAACACTGA
- the tsaA gene encoding tRNA (N6-threonylcarbamoyladenosine(37)-N6)-methyltransferase TrmO: MNENIIEIHPIGEVIIDKNGYLLKIKSEYISGLTEIEGFSYLQVFWWCHYNDNQSARSTLNCKTPYKAAPDNIGVFATRSPHRPNPIALTAVKVLVVDHENGIIRVAYIDAENGTPIIDIKPYHPSCDRIRNVSVPDWCSSWPQWYEDSATFDWGSVFRF, encoded by the coding sequence ATGAATGAAAATATCATTGAGATCCATCCCATAGGAGAAGTGATAATTGATAAGAATGGTTACCTGTTGAAAATCAAATCCGAATACATCTCCGGTTTGACTGAAATTGAAGGTTTCAGTTATCTGCAGGTTTTCTGGTGGTGTCATTATAATGACAATCAATCAGCTCGAAGTACTTTAAACTGCAAAACTCCCTATAAAGCTGCTCCAGATAATATTGGTGTGTTTGCCACAAGATCACCCCATAGACCTAATCCCATAGCTCTCACAGCAGTGAAAGTGCTGGTTGTCGATCACGAAAATGGTATAATCAGGGTTGCATATATTGATGCAGAAAATGGCACTCCGATTATCGATATCAAGCCTTATCACCCGTCATGTGACCGCATTAGAAACGTATCAGTTCCAGATTGGTGCAGTTCCTGGCCCCAATGGTATGAAGATTCAGCTACGTTTGACTGGGGATCAGTGTTCAGATTTTAG
- a CDS encoding C25 family cysteine peptidase — MRRIFIIFCFVALLLSLNGKQVQFDGLLYDEGLNVTSQSPAGVELSYSLKGFDISDIEINGKVWDQIVVAGKLLPGAEGRPDVPNISTYIALPQGARASVKIVDYRTETFTGLDIAPAPRIPLETEDGLEYPIDSVIYESSSYYPADQLVIGDNDLVRGVDCMPIAINTFRYNPVTQELLVVRDIKLEITFTGGNGHFGEDRLRSRWWEPINTSFFINHESLAEVDFNRQSQHRTLDYEYLIICPDDGDFITWADTIAVFRNKQGIRSGVVTTSDIGANTYTAIQNYINDAYNDWDIPPVAFLLLGDYGSAGATITSPMWNNYCVSDLIYADVNNNDMPDMAHARITARNVDELETMINKALDYEVNPPTNPGFYDNPVSAGGWQTERWFILCSEAVYGFWANELGKEPIREYAIYAGTPGTVWSTATNTATVVNYFGPNGLGYIPATPNVITDWGANATRVNQDINNGCFMIQHRDHGGEDGWGEPSYSNNNLNALENEDLTFVFSINCLTGKYNWGQECFTEAFHRHSQGALGLIAASEVSYSFVNDTYTWGMYDYMWPNFMPDYGEEGEEMLLPCFANGYGKYFLQQSDWPYNTDNKEVTYNLFHHHGDAFTRLYSEVPQDLTVMHDPVLVSGANFFTVSVDVGALICLSIDGEILATAVGIGEPQTITVEPQMPMNTMDIVITKQNFYRYDTSVLIIPPDGAYIVYNDVEVDDTAGNDNGQADYDETILLDLTFENIGNDEGIDVVATISCEDDYIDITEPESLVGMVPGDTLWTMQDAFELAIADDIPDQHRVLFTLNVTDTNNEYWTSYFSMDFNAPQLVASGYLIDDLEFGNGDGIFDAGETIDFIITTENQGHSLSPDAISSIFCSNLDITIDNYSYPLGEIAVDEPVNAIYTITADSSMHVGTQIVLNYSVDASNYSINRDFRTSIGITSEDFESGDFSSFDWTFEGDEDWMIDTEHQEGEYSACSGDVMDNQNSALVMEVDFLSDATLSFFKMISSENGFDYLRFYIDDELMDEWSGNVDWSEESYYVRYGSHTLKWDYQKDGGTSSGDDCAWVDYIIFPPIGTPAPPVLHVDPIMLNLEADQYSILEEPIELSNIGGGTILYSVRTENPTTRNVEECYITNSTTIFEPGETTTWSFTIYNNSEDNEWVQGLSIQFPEGVVVEDANNFYITNDRVLEWDETVGNGALLNWFGVTQAGYGVLRSGEFVSANVDVTISENFTGVMQLDYSIFGDGYGYEPHEAYGILELTYPLSWIALDLQNGALNSNETDPVMISIDATDLEEGTYLCDIVISSEDIYADVHLPVTLEVVFTDEDQDVIPEVTKLLGCHPNPFNPETTISFQISDPAQVKLQIYNVRGQLVKTLVNDLQQPGHYDVIWNGLDSNNQSVSSGVYFYKMQADNIQQTNKMLLLK; from the coding sequence ATGCGTAGGATTTTTATTATATTTTGTTTTGTAGCTTTGCTGCTTAGCTTAAATGGGAAGCAGGTCCAATTTGACGGATTGTTATACGATGAGGGATTGAACGTCACATCTCAAAGCCCTGCTGGTGTGGAATTAAGCTATTCATTGAAGGGATTTGATATCAGTGATATTGAAATTAATGGTAAGGTCTGGGATCAGATCGTGGTAGCAGGAAAATTGCTTCCTGGAGCTGAGGGAAGACCCGATGTTCCTAATATTTCCACTTACATTGCTCTACCTCAGGGTGCCAGGGCAAGTGTAAAGATAGTGGATTATAGAACCGAAACGTTTACAGGTCTGGATATAGCACCCGCACCACGGATTCCTCTGGAAACAGAAGATGGTCTGGAATATCCAATTGATTCTGTTATATATGAAAGCAGCAGTTATTATCCTGCCGATCAACTTGTAATCGGTGATAATGATCTTGTTCGCGGTGTAGATTGTATGCCGATTGCGATAAATACATTCAGGTATAATCCGGTTACTCAGGAATTACTGGTAGTCCGTGATATTAAACTGGAGATTACATTTACTGGTGGTAATGGACATTTTGGTGAAGACAGACTTCGCAGTCGCTGGTGGGAACCGATCAACACTTCTTTTTTTATCAATCACGAAAGTCTGGCTGAAGTGGATTTTAATCGTCAAAGTCAGCATAGAACCCTTGATTATGAATATTTGATCATTTGTCCTGATGATGGAGATTTCATCACCTGGGCAGATACAATTGCTGTTTTCCGTAATAAGCAGGGTATCCGCAGTGGTGTGGTTACTACTTCAGATATTGGTGCCAATACTTACACTGCGATCCAAAACTATATTAATGATGCTTATAATGACTGGGATATTCCACCAGTAGCTTTCCTGCTTCTGGGAGATTACGGCTCTGCTGGCGCTACAATAACGTCACCTATGTGGAATAATTATTGTGTTTCTGATCTGATCTATGCTGATGTAAATAATAATGACATGCCAGATATGGCACATGCCAGAATAACAGCCAGAAACGTTGATGAGCTGGAAACCATGATCAATAAAGCACTTGATTATGAGGTTAATCCTCCCACTAATCCTGGTTTCTATGATAATCCTGTTTCCGCTGGTGGCTGGCAGACAGAACGCTGGTTTATCCTCTGCTCCGAAGCGGTTTACGGTTTCTGGGCAAATGAACTGGGCAAAGAACCTATCCGGGAATATGCTATTTATGCTGGTACTCCAGGCACGGTGTGGTCAACAGCCACAAATACTGCTACTGTAGTAAATTATTTTGGACCAAACGGATTAGGCTACATCCCAGCAACTCCTAATGTTATCACTGACTGGGGAGCAAATGCAACCCGCGTCAATCAGGATATCAATAATGGCTGCTTCATGATCCAGCATCGTGATCATGGTGGCGAAGACGGCTGGGGAGAACCTTCCTACTCAAATAATAATCTTAATGCTCTGGAAAACGAAGATCTGACTTTTGTTTTCTCAATCAATTGCCTCACTGGTAAATACAACTGGGGCCAGGAATGTTTCACGGAAGCTTTTCATCGTCACTCTCAGGGTGCATTAGGTTTAATTGCTGCATCAGAAGTTTCTTATTCATTTGTTAATGATACCTACACCTGGGGTATGTACGACTATATGTGGCCCAATTTCATGCCAGATTATGGTGAAGAAGGAGAAGAAATGCTTCTTCCCTGCTTCGCAAATGGGTATGGAAAATATTTCCTGCAGCAGAGTGACTGGCCCTATAATACAGATAATAAGGAAGTTACCTATAACCTCTTTCATCATCACGGTGACGCATTTACACGCTTATATTCCGAAGTTCCTCAAGATCTGACTGTAATGCACGATCCTGTCCTGGTTTCTGGAGCAAATTTCTTTACTGTTTCTGTAGATGTTGGAGCACTCATCTGTCTTAGCATTGATGGTGAAATTCTTGCTACTGCAGTGGGTATTGGCGAGCCACAAACTATAACTGTGGAACCCCAAATGCCCATGAATACGATGGATATAGTGATCACAAAGCAGAATTTTTACCGTTATGACACTTCTGTTTTGATCATTCCTCCTGATGGAGCATATATTGTATATAATGATGTCGAAGTAGATGATACAGCAGGTAATGATAATGGACAGGCTGATTATGATGAAACTATCCTGCTTGATCTCACTTTTGAAAATATTGGAAATGACGAAGGTATTGATGTGGTTGCCACTATATCATGCGAAGATGATTATATAGATATCACAGAACCGGAAAGTCTGGTCGGCATGGTGCCTGGTGATACTCTCTGGACTATGCAGGATGCATTCGAATTGGCTATTGCTGATGATATACCTGATCAGCATCGTGTACTCTTCACTCTGAATGTCACAGATACCAATAACGAATACTGGACCTCTTATTTCTCAATGGATTTCAATGCCCCGCAATTAGTGGCTTCTGGTTATCTGATAGATGATCTTGAGTTTGGTAATGGTGACGGGATTTTTGATGCTGGTGAGACCATAGATTTCATCATAACTACAGAGAATCAGGGTCATTCTTTAAGTCCTGATGCCATCAGTTCTATTTTCTGCTCAAATCTGGATATCACTATTGATAATTATTCATACCCCTTAGGTGAAATAGCCGTCGATGAACCGGTTAATGCTATATACACAATCACTGCAGACAGCTCAATGCACGTGGGTACTCAAATAGTATTAAATTATTCTGTAGATGCAAGTAATTATTCTATTAACAGAGACTTCCGCACTTCTATCGGCATCACTTCCGAGGACTTTGAATCTGGTGACTTTTCCAGTTTTGACTGGACTTTCGAAGGAGATGAAGATTGGATGATCGATACAGAACATCAAGAAGGTGAATATAGTGCCTGCTCCGGAGACGTGATGGATAATCAAAACTCTGCTCTGGTTATGGAAGTAGATTTCCTCTCTGATGCTACTCTCAGCTTCTTCAAAATGATATCGTCTGAAAATGGCTTTGATTACCTCCGCTTCTATATTGATGATGAATTAATGGACGAATGGAGTGGTAATGTGGACTGGAGTGAAGAAAGCTATTATGTTCGCTATGGCTCTCACACTCTCAAATGGGATTATCAAAAAGATGGTGGAACTTCATCAGGTGATGATTGCGCCTGGGTTGATTACATTATCTTCCCTCCAATAGGAACTCCTGCTCCTCCGGTTCTTCATGTTGATCCGATTATGTTAAATCTGGAAGCTGATCAGTATTCCATTTTAGAAGAACCTATAGAACTCAGCAATATTGGTGGTGGCACTATTCTCTATTCAGTTAGAACCGAAAATCCTACTACCAGAAATGTTGAAGAGTGCTATATTACCAATTCTACTACTATATTCGAACCAGGTGAAACTACTACCTGGTCTTTCACCATTTATAATAACAGTGAGGATAATGAATGGGTGCAAGGCTTATCCATACAATTCCCTGAAGGTGTTGTTGTGGAAGATGCAAATAATTTTTATATTACCAATGACCGCGTTCTGGAATGGGATGAAACCGTTGGTAATGGTGCACTGTTGAACTGGTTTGGTGTTACCCAGGCTGGTTATGGCGTGCTTAGAAGCGGTGAATTCGTTTCTGCCAATGTAGACGTTACTATCAGTGAGAACTTCACTGGTGTGATGCAGCTTGATTACTCCATTTTTGGTGATGGATATGGATATGAACCTCATGAAGCCTATGGCATACTGGAACTCACCTATCCTCTTTCATGGATAGCTCTTGACCTGCAAAATGGTGCCCTGAACAGTAATGAAACTGACCCGGTTATGATTTCTATAGATGCTACAGATCTCGAAGAAGGTACTTATCTTTGTGATATCGTGATCAGCTCAGAAGATATCTATGCTGATGTACACCTGCCGGTTACACTTGAAGTTGTTTTCACTGATGAAGATCAGGATGTGATCCCGGAAGTTACCAAACTTCTTGGTTGTCATCCCAATCCTTTCAATCCGGAAACTACTATCAGCTTCCAGATAAGTGATCCTGCTCAGGTTAAACTGCAGATTTACAATGTTCGTGGACAGCTTGTGAAAACTCTGGTTAATGATCTCCAGCAGCCAGGACATTATGATGTTATCTGGAATGGTTTGGATAGCAATAATCAATCTGTATCTTCTGGTGTTTACTTCTATAAAATGCAGGCTGATAATATCCAGCAGACAAACAAAATGTTATTATTGAAATAA
- a CDS encoding ABC transporter permease subunit produces MKKAESPSLLQLFIGLIKNNFTGFIVFIAIWLLLSLIFPDYIIPDPWQVISKAGKLIDADFLHHLQLTMFRLLTGFVIAFLVASALGIIAYIMSVFEYAENILSLFQVIPGTILAIIFLIIFGVGDKVPIAMIIAMSIPIMAINTSTGLRGVNREQQEVVYVFGGSMPQVIRYVYIPALIPVFRSNFLIGTGLALKVIVLGEYIGCEDGIGFLLNNARILFQMEKVFFYLLIIMLIALIFHIIINLVFVELFRRYID; encoded by the coding sequence TTGAAAAAAGCGGAATCGCCAAGCCTCCTCCAGCTTTTTATCGGGCTGATTAAAAATAACTTCACTGGCTTCATTGTTTTTATCGCTATCTGGCTGCTGCTTTCACTGATTTTCCCTGACTATATTATTCCCGATCCCTGGCAGGTCATCTCAAAAGCAGGTAAATTGATTGATGCAGATTTTCTTCATCACCTGCAATTAACCATGTTTCGTTTACTCACCGGTTTTGTTATCGCTTTTCTTGTTGCTTCTGCCCTTGGTATTATTGCTTATATCATGTCAGTTTTTGAATATGCAGAAAACATCCTCTCACTATTTCAGGTGATTCCCGGCACCATACTGGCAATTATTTTCCTGATAATTTTCGGAGTGGGAGACAAAGTGCCCATTGCCATGATCATCGCCATGTCTATTCCCATTATGGCAATCAATACTTCCACAGGGCTGAGGGGTGTGAACCGAGAACAGCAGGAAGTGGTATATGTGTTTGGCGGCAGTATGCCCCAAGTGATCCGTTATGTCTATATCCCTGCTTTGATACCAGTATTTCGCAGTAACTTTCTGATCGGTACAGGACTTGCCCTCAAGGTGATAGTACTTGGTGAATATATTGGTTGCGAAGACGGTATTGGTTTTCTACTCAATAATGCCAGAATTCTCTTTCAGATGGAAAAGGTATTTTTCTATCTGCTGATCATCATGCTGATCGCACTCATTTTCCACATCATAATCAATCTCGTCTTTGTAGAACTTTTCCGCAGATATATAGATTAG